TGAAGATGATGCATAAATCCATGACTAGTGGGCAAGAATTTATCAGTGAAGTTTCCACAATTGGAAGGATTCACCATGTTAATGTTGTGCAGCTCGTTGGATTCTGCGTTGAGGGCTCAAAACGTGCTTTGGTATATGAGTTCATGCTCAATGGTTCCTTAGACAAGTACATCTTTCTGCAAGAAGGAATTGTTTCCTTGAGTTACCAACAAATGTTCGATATATCTCTAGGAGTTTCCCGTGGGATAGACTACCTACATCGGGGCTGTGACATGCAGATCTTACATTTTGATATAAAGCCTCACAACATTCTTCTGGACGAAAATTTCAATCCAAAAATATCTGACTTTGGGCTTGCAAAATTGTACCCAACAGATGATAGTATGGTGAGTCTAACTGCAGCAAGAGGGACAACGGGTTACATGGCTCCTGAGTTGTTCTATAAAAAAATTGGAGGAGTCTCATACAAAGCCGATGTATATAGTTATGGCATGTTGTTGATGGAAATGGCGGGAAGAAGGAAGAACATGAACCCATTCGCGGACCACTTAAGCCAAATTTACTTTCCTACCTGGGTTTACGACCAATTCAGTTCAGGAAATGATGTACAGATACCGGATACCACTGATAAAGAAAGGATGATTCTAAAGAAGATGATGATCGCGGCTTTGTGGTGCATACAGATGAAGCCTGCTGATCGTCCTGCGATGAACAAAGTTGTTGAAATGCTCGAAGGAGATGTTGAACTCCTGCAGATGCCCCCTAAACCTTTTGTAGCTCCTCGTGAGATTGTTGGGGATGTGATTGAGACAATAAGAATTTCCAGTGATGTATAGGTTGCTAactcactgtcacacctcctttttcccgaaggacggggagtttttccaattaaattgacattattcgaaatgagattatttatttaattagaatcgccacttgggataattattatggtgtcccaagtcaccgatttattttaaaatatcaaatcgaggaaattgactctatttatggtctgcgaacacagaagactgGATAAGTAATTCTGTTAACGCAGGAGAAGGTGCGAGGCACTCacgagtttcgtggttttagcatggtcgcttaacaattaatatttggcctaattatctgaaaAATTACATGTTTTAAGACTTATGTGCATTAACGTTTCTATACCacttttaattatatatttaaccgcttttagtatttatggaatttatttgaacaagtcgcgatatcGCGCACTCGTTGtttttttgtacatattgcgaatcgcgccacgtgaaacgcacccgtgATTTACAAcatgattatttttattattatttgaaattatggtctagtcgcgtgaaacgcgcacttgaattggagttacgtatcatgactatgcaaCGGAAATCATACCCATAGCCATAATAATTTATTAATCACGCCTAAAACAAACTATGACTATTTATGAGTTGCTTATTTTCCTAAGGTTTGAGATTGTTGTGAGGCCATGAATTATGGAAGATTATTTTGGGAGAAGGATAAGAGAGTCTATTCTATTGTTATGGATTtattagggggggggggggaaatggACTAACTAACATGACATAGTACCTAAACCCAAATCCATGTAGCTTGTTAAATCACCCCACTGTCCCGCTATACTTTAAATGTTCATCTAACTTAATATCCAACAAGAAAACCAACTAGATAAGGAACAAACTCAAACAAATGAAACTAGAATATCAACTAATTGTCTAAACGGATCAGATGGCCAAGAAATTCAAAATTCCACATCAATTAAGTCAACAAAGAAATAGCAACTCAAAGAATTCCATATAAACTCGGCTCAAATGCACTCCTCCTTTTTTATTGCTTTGATGCGATTAATCCAATTCCAAGACTCAACGCCAACCAAATTAACAAAATAAAACttcgtctaattaatttatacaaaacttcgtctaattaatttatgaCCAAAGTCACTTAATGGAATTACATGTCTTAAACCTCTTTTCAATTAAGTCCAAATCCTTCTTAGTCTAGTACCCAATCTAAATATATTTCAACAAAACTACTTTTGTATTTAAAGCAACAAATATTTTCCACATATGTTTAATTATAATTAGATCTATTCATTCAAAGGTATTAAGTTGACAAAAGACAAGGGAAAAAAAAACAATCATCACATTTAAAAAATAGAATATTCACATGGCTAAAAGACGAAGAAACAAACAGCATATTAAAAATTGGTCAGGAAGTAAAAATAGACCTTGTATTGATTgaatccaaactttaaaattgTTGTTGCACAACAATCAAACCAAGAGCAGCGACCACAACTGAGAACCTCCAACGGCACAACCTTACCAGAAACACGAAATTGACTGAAAAGTGGAGAAGTTTCAGGGCTGTTTCTTAGCTGATGTTTATGGGGTTGAAAGGTTATGGAGGAAACTGGTTTGTTGGGTGGAGAAGGGGGACTGTTTCACCTGGGTTTTCAACTGGTTTTGGCAGCgttttttgagctaatttttgtgGGATGAAACTGTTTTTAGAGCTTGGTTTCAGGTGTGTTTTGGTGTTGATTTTGGGTGGAAAAAGAGCAGCACTTTGGACTGTTTTGCAGCTGATTTTAGCTACTCTTCCTAATTGTTTTCACATCTTGTTTTGCTGCTCTTTAGTGTGAATTTTGAGGTGTTTTATGGTGTATTTTGGGGTGGAGATGAAACTGTTTTTTAGGGGTGATTTTTAGTGACGTTTTATGGCTGTTTTTAATGGCTGAAAATTGTTCCGTTTTTGAGCTTTTATTGGCTGCTTTGGAGGAGTTTTGGTCGAGGGAGGCTAGGAGAAGAAGAGGTAGGCGCTACGATTTTTCTCTATTGCTCTCTGTTTTTTCGTCCCCTTTGTgcagtgtgtgtgtgtgcgcgctcTATAACTGATGTGAGGAAGTCGGGAAGCGGGGAAGTGGGGAGGATTTATGAGGGAGATGTGAGGGAGAGTGGAGCGTGTGCTAGTATAAAGTGATGTGAGGGAGTTGGGGCAAAAGGGCTTAAGTGAGCGTGTGCTAGTATAAAGTGATGTGAGGGAGTTGGGGCAAAAGGGCTTAAGTGAGTGTGTGCTAGTGTAAAATGACTTGAGtgagtttgggaagaagggaTAAAGTAGTGCTAGTGTAAAGTGACGTGAGTGAGTTGGGAAAAAGGGATAATGTGATCTATTAGTGAGATGAgtgaaatataattttcttaagtAACACCTATAAAAGGCTAAGTAAGAGCTAAAATATGTAGATTatacttaaaatatatttatatattaaaaaattcaaatatagtcaaaaattaggtgctcacactcACCGTGCTATGTAAAACAATGGTCATATTCTTGCCTCTTTCACTTGAGCTGcggttaattaatatttttattattatataatacTATGTTTATTCTTGTGATAAAGTTCCTTCTCttgtatattttctatttttccaGTTCTACAATCTCTCTGATTCATTGTGGAAGAATCATTTTCATTACATCGAGAAATGTAATTACAAAAGCACACATATTGGAAGAAAGAATATAACTAAATAGTACTGTGCTATATACCGAAGTAAAATCGAGATGATTGAGACGATTTcgaaaaatttaattttgattatacataataaaataattaaaaaatcgaTATGGtacaaattatataaaataatgtgccgaaccgaaccattgacatcCCTACACTACGTATGTGTTGTCTGAAATGCAAAAATAAGGGATTATATATACAATCACCCTGAACTTTGACTGAATCTTCAACTATGCGCCTAATCTTTGCGGAGACCTATGACCTCTTATATTAGTTCAAGATGAAAATATTCCCAGCCTGACCCTATAGGTATaatgtcattttcttcttttgtttaagCCATTCCATGACCTCTCTCTCTTTCCCTAACAAAATCATAACTTCCCCAGCAAAATCGCGAGATTTAAGGTCTGTAATGAAGGAGAGGGTGGCACTGTGATAATTTTTGAAGCTGATCAAGAGTAGGAAGGTGGGGAGTGGGAAAAAAGAGCTGAAAATTAGCTCCATTAAATTTTAAACTATAGTTTGCTACTTTTCACGCTCTTTAAGAGAGTGATTACTCTATCCACGCTAGTTCAGTCGAAAAAGGTGTAAATTCACTTCACTTCCGGATAGTTTATGGGGATCATACGTCACCTGAAAATTTTAGGTGTGTAATTAGAAATTCGGCCAAACTTCAGGGGTGATCTTATGAATTATCCCTAAAAACAAAGGGCTACATTTCTGACCACACCCTCACGCCTAATCCCCAGTCATAGCACTCAAAGTCAACTTCCACTGAAACGCGCACTTGCAAATAAAATTAAAACAGAAATAACACTGCACGATATATCCAACTGACTTTTGACTTTTAACCTTGATATGATCCGACTTCCTGACCAGATCAAACCTGTGCATTATTAGCTTGTTTAATTATAGATTCAAGGAAGCAACCTCGTTGATACCTTTGATTATGTCGTAGTTGCGCACTTTGCTAGTACGATGAAGGAACAAACAACACAACAGAGGTAGCACAGTCGATCTGCAGATATGATGTTTGCAAGAAGACGGCTGTGGATTGCTACGTTTCTACTGCTTGTGATTTGCACGACTATAGTCAAAGCCCAAATCACAACTCGGTGTACTTCTTCTTGTAGTGATATTCATATAAGGTTTCCTTTTCGGTTAAGAGCTGATCCCCAAAATTGCGGAGATTCAAGGTTCCAGCTTGATTGCCAGAATAATCGTACTGTCATAAGTTTGGAGTCAAGGAAATATAACGTGCTGGAAATCAACTATGACAAATTCTTAATCAGAGCAATTGACCCTGGTTTGGTGAATCAGACCTCGAACTGCACTTCTTTTCCCAATTACTTCACCACAAATGTTCCTAGCACCTCACCTTTTGATTATTTTGCTCCCAACATTCCCATTATATATGTCAATTGCTTAGCCACCGTAGATTCTTCGCGCTACGTGAAGACTACTTTCTGTGGTTCACAGAACAAGActtctttctttaattcttcacaAAGTCATAGTTATGTGGCCATAGGAGAGGACATGTCGATTACGGATTTGGCTGAGAATTGCAGCATGGAAATAGTGGCCTGGGCGTCTGCTCGTGGGCTTTCGGGTGACAATACTACTCTATCGAGCATTCAGGATGCCCTGAGGTATGGGTTTGAGCTTTCTTGGAAGCGTACCTTCTTGTGTAGAGAATGTGAAGCGAGTAAAGGCAACTGTTTTGCTGAAGGCGACGGCTATAGTTGCAACCACCGCTGCTATGATGAcactgggatggatcttcccctccCTTGTAAGTCAAGATTCATTTTACCTTTCACTATGTTCAACTTGTTGGAATCCCTTTCCCCATGTTTTGTTTGACAGAATTCCATTTCTGACTTGAATATGTGGTTTATTCTGAGTCCTGATTGGTGGCAATAATGACTGTTGaacttactccctccgttccaatttatatcATATAGTTCGATTCGGCAGGAGTTTAATACATAAATGAGGTTTTGAAACTTATGGTATTAAATATGCCACAACATTTGTATGGCAATAATGACGGTTGAACTCACTCCCTTTGTTCCAATTTATGTCATGTAGTTTGATTCGTCACGGAGTTTAATAAAGGAATGAGGACTTTTGAAACTTAAAGTTTTATACATGTCATAACTTTTGTACGGCTATAAAAACTTCTCACTCAGAGTAAATCGAGAGTGTAAAgttaatttttttcaaatatgGAAATGTGTCCTTTTTTTGGGATAGACTAATCAGGAAATAATGTCGCATAAACTGGAACGGATGGAATATAAGTATTTTGAGGACCGAAGTATCTCTTTTTTGCTGCAGCTAGAATCTGAGCAATTTAACTGTACTTTCATGTTTCACATTTGAGGTGTCATTACCACAGATTAAGTCTTCAATTAAAGCAGGTCAAGTTTAGTCTATGTTCTTTCATTCATTATATCCACTCTCCTGTGGGTTCTGTTGTTTAAAGTTATAAGAAAATCTTGATCTCTTTTGCATTCAATTCTCCACTCTTTTTCATGTTTGTCAGCTTCCCTCTTAATTACTGAACTTTCAATTCTCAGGAACTTATTTTAAGATTTAGCATCTCTATTTTACTCaagttccttattttttggataaTGCAGGTAGCATCCACTACTATGGTGGTACGTATTTAAGATACTGAAGTGCAGTAACTTCAATATGTTTTCCAATTATAATCCTCCTTCACAGCACCACATAGCTGTAAGCTCTTTCTTCAAGTCTTTAACAAATTTGTTTCCTCTAACGTAATTTTTCCTTTGTGATTTGCCTGTTCTCACAGTTCTTACGATATTGTACGGCGGAATAGTTCTAAGTGAGTCTTCTTATCTTACTCAACTAGGCAAACCATTCTTGCTACACTCTGAATTGGGAAAATAAGTTTTGATGCTTTTAGTCAAATCCTTTATCCTTTTTTATTTCTGATATTATGCAGTTTCACTTCTGTCGTTCCGGTTTCTTTGTGGATTCATTTTCCTGATTGCACTAATCGTGTATAAATGGAGAAGACGACACATATCTATGTATCAATCAATTGAAGACTTCCTGCAAACGCAGAGCAACCTTGTGCCAATTAAGTACTCCTATTCTGAGATTAAGAAGATGACTAATAAATTCAGGGAAAAACTTGGCGAAGGAGCCTATGGAACTGTCTTCAAAGGAAAGCTACGCAGTGCTCCTTTTGTGGCAGTGAAGATGATGCACAACTCTATGACTAGTGGGCAAGAATTTATCAGTGAAGTTTCCACAATTGGAAGGATTCACCATGTTAATGTTGTGCAGCTCATTGGATTCTGTGTTGAGGGCTCAAAACGTGCTTTGGTATACGAGTTCATGCCTAATGGTTCCTTGGACAAGTACATATTTCCGCAAGAAGGAATTGTTTCCTTGAGTTACAAACAAATGTTCGATATATCTCTAGGAGTTGCCTGTGGGATAGACTACCTACATCGGGGTTGTGACATGCAGATCTTACATTTTGATATAAAGCCTCACAACATTCTTCTGGATGAAAATTTCAACCCAAAAATATCCGACTTTGGGCTTGCAAAATTGTACCCAACAGATGATAGTATAGTGAGTGTAACTGCAGCAAGAGGGACAGTGGGTTACATGGCTCCAGAGTTGTTCTATAAAAATATTGGAGGAGTGTCGTACAAAGCCGATGTATATAGTTATGGTATGTTGTTGATGGAAATGGCAGGCAGAAGGAAGAACATGAACCCATTGGCGGATCATTTAAGCCAAATTTACTTTCCTAGGTGGGTATACGACCAATTTAATGAAGGAAATGATATAGAGATGCAGAATACGAACGAGGAAGATAGGAGGatggtaaagaaaatgatgatcgCAGCTTTGTGGTGCATACAGATGAAGCCTGCTGATCGTCCTGCAATGAACAAAGTTGTTGAAATGCTTGAAGGAGACGTCGAACTCCTACTGATGCCCCCTAGACCTTTCATATCTCCTCGTGAGATTGCTGGGGATGTTATTGagacaataacaatatcaactgAAATCTAGGTGGTTGCTCACCATGCTGTGCAAACCATGGTCATACATTTGAGCTGGTGATTAGGCGCCTTTCTACATAGTATTTGTTTACTCGAGTATATCTTGGTATTTCCTCAACTCATGTACATTTACTCTGTCTTTAATCTACAGTAGATCCAACTTTTTGTGGAAGTATCTTTTTCTTACATTAGAGAGTAGTCTTTTGAGATTCCTAGAATTTGACATGAGATTTATATCTCAAATGTACTCGTATCATTTCAGATCTCATGGAGTAAAGATAAATTAATGTCTGACATCAATGTATTGCGAATCATTTGTCCTATCATGATTATGCAACAGGATCGAGTAAGTTCACAATGTCTAGTATCAATACGAAGACTCCCATCTCTGGCCACAGGTTGTCAGTTCTGCATCATGATAAAAAATTGAGTGTAGTATAATCATACTAATATTAATTATCAATAGGTTGGTTGAGGATCAAAACTACTGCAGGAATGTCATGAAGTTTCCCTTAAAGATAATCTCTTTGGCAATTTTGAGGCCTCAACCCTAATTAAAGCGTAATCAATAGTTTCTTCACCTATATCCATGGCAACATATAGAAAGCGAAATGAGTCGGGATTCAGCTAatacaacaacccagtaaaatttcacaagtgagtgtacgcagatcttacccctacccgagggagtagagaggttgtttcttgcAATGGTACATATTAATTATATTCCTCCTGCTAGGAATCACATTTCACATTTCTCTTACCATGACGATCTTCATAAATTATGAGACTTGCAATAAGCGCAATGCTTTCTTATATAGGAAAAGTTGGCTATAGTGAATTTGCTTTAGTACGCATGCTAGCTAGGTAGCTTAGTTATGACTATTAATTAGAGTTTTCATGTCTTTCGACCTTCTACATTCTTTTAGGCATTACGTGAAATACCATATGAATCTTTATCTGTGCTCAAAAACTTTTGTTGGTGTAACCGTGTAAGGGGAAACTTCCAATATATTTTTAGTAGCTGTAAATAAAGAAAGTTAAGCAATACCAAAGCGGATGGACAAAAACGTTCCGCGGTATATAGTACTTTTTTCTAACTTTGcaaaaagaaacaacaaaattTCCAAGGTGTTCCATTAGATTTTTTGTAGCTGTAAAAAAGTTATAGAATGACTAAAGTGGATGGAAAAAATTCGGCGGTAGTACGTACTTCTTTCTAACTTTTCAAAAAGAGAGACTGTAACAAATTTTCCAAAGTGTGTAATGTTGCATCCGTAATGATTTTGAGATTAGCTGCAAAAATATTACTGTAGTTTATCTAAATTTGAGTATCTCCTACAATATTGTAAAATTAAACTCAACATCTCAACGCAGGAAAAATTACACATCAAAAGCTAGTTACTAAGGATTCAAATCCCATAGCTTATAATGGACCATACCAAATCACCACCGCGCTACGCATGGCATCACCATCCAAGGCACGGTGGGCACAGAAGGTGGTGGATGGCTTTGATACCACTGATATAACCCAAGAGATACCACAGCTCAAAAACTAACTATATTCATTCCCACACGCCTGTTATGGTAGCCTAAGAGCTGTCCAAAATGAAGATACATTCAAAGATTTCGAGAAATTTCATAAAGATATTTTCATCATTGTCATGTTGAGGCATTGGCATGAGCAAGAAAGCAGACAAGAGAAAATAAGAAGAACGGGCTTTATCATATTCAGTCGGAAGAGTTTAGGTAATACTTTCAAAGTGACTCTCGACGGGAGAATTCAGGCTATTTAGGAATTGAGGTTGGAATGCCCAAGTTTA
This DNA window, taken from Nicotiana tabacum cultivar K326 chromosome 4, ASM71507v2, whole genome shotgun sequence, encodes the following:
- the LOC107770316 gene encoding rust resistance kinase Lr10-like, which gives rise to MSVSDLAENCSVEMVAWASARGLSGDNTSLSNIQAALAYGFEFSWKRTFLCRECEGYCFAEGDGFVCHRCKDNSGMNLHIPCSVHHFFVLIYTRLYGGIVIILIPPFRFLCGFIFLIALVVYKLRRRHLSEYQAIEDFLQIQGTLVPIKYSYSEIKKMTNKFKEKLGEGAYGTVFKGKLRSGPFVSVKMMHKSMTSGQEFISEVSTIGRIHHVNVVQLVGFCVEGSKRALVYEFMLNGSLDKYIFLQEGIVSLSYQQMFDISLGVSRGIDYLHRGCDMQILHFDIKPHNILLDENFNPKISDFGLAKLYPTDDSMVSLTAARGTTGYMAPELFYKKIGGVSYKADVYSYGMLLMEMAGRRKNMNPFADHLSQIYFPTWVYDQFSSGNDVQIPDTTDKERMILKKMMIAALWCIQMKPADRPAMNKVVEMLEGDVELLQMPPKPFVAPREIVGDVIETIRISSDV
- the LOC107770317 gene encoding rust resistance kinase Lr10-like, which gives rise to MMFARRRLWIATFLLLVICTTIVKAQITTRCTSSCSDIHIRFPFRLRADPQNCGDSRFQLDCQNNRTVISLESRKYNVLEINYDKFLIRAIDPGLVNQTSNCTSFPNYFTTNVPSTSPFDYFAPNIPIIYVNCLATVDSSRYVKTTFCGSQNKTSFFNSSQSHSYVAIGEDMSITDLAENCSMEIVAWASARGLSGDNTTLSSIQDALRYGFELSWKRTFLCRECEASKGNCFAEGDGYSCNHRCYDDTGMDLPLPCSIHYYGVLTILYGGIVLISLLSFRFLCGFIFLIALIVYKWRRRHISMYQSIEDFLQTQSNLVPIKYSYSEIKKMTNKFREKLGEGAYGTVFKGKLRSAPFVAVKMMHNSMTSGQEFISEVSTIGRIHHVNVVQLIGFCVEGSKRALVYEFMPNGSLDKYIFPQEGIVSLSYKQMFDISLGVACGIDYLHRGCDMQILHFDIKPHNILLDENFNPKISDFGLAKLYPTDDSIVSVTAARGTVGYMAPELFYKNIGGVSYKADVYSYGMLLMEMAGRRKNMNPLADHLSQIYFPRWVYDQFNEGNDIEMQNTNEEDRRMVKKMMIAALWCIQMKPADRPAMNKVVEMLEGDVELLLMPPRPFISPREIAGDVIETITISTEI